One genomic segment of Nonomuraea coxensis DSM 45129 includes these proteins:
- a CDS encoding RNA polymerase-binding protein RbpA, protein MGSGNAIRGSRVGAGPMGEAERGEAAPRVRVSFWCANMHETRPSFASDAAVPELWDCPRCGLPAGQDESNPPAPPRNEPYKTHLAYVKERRSDKDGKAILEEALERLRANKSPW, encoded by the coding sequence GTGGGTAGTGGCAACGCGATCCGTGGCAGCCGAGTCGGCGCCGGCCCTATGGGGGAGGCCGAGCGCGGCGAGGCAGCTCCGAGAGTGCGGGTCTCGTTCTGGTGCGCCAACATGCACGAGACGCGCCCCAGTTTCGCCAGTGACGCGGCGGTCCCCGAGCTGTGGGACTGCCCTCGTTGCGGCCTCCCTGCCGGACAGGACGAGTCGAACCCCCCTGCCCCGCCTAGGAACGAGCCGTACAAGACGCACCTCGCGTACGTGAAGGAGCGCAGGAGCGACAAGGACGGCAAGGCGATCCTGGAGGAAGCACTGGAGCGCCTGCGCGCCAACAAGTCCCCCTGGTAG
- the secG gene encoding preprotein translocase subunit SecG, which produces MELGISIALILASLLMILLVLLHKGKGGGLSDMFGGGFSSNFGGSSVVERNLDRLTVITGTIWFVCIIALGLLVKP; this is translated from the coding sequence GTGGAACTCGGAATCTCCATCGCCCTCATCCTGGCGAGCCTTCTCATGATCCTGCTCGTCCTGCTTCACAAGGGCAAGGGTGGTGGCCTGTCTGACATGTTCGGCGGCGGTTTCTCGTCGAACTTCGGCGGTTCCTCCGTGGTGGAGCGCAACCTCGATCGGCTGACCGTGATCACGGGCACCATCTGGTTCGTCTGCATCATCGCTCTCGGGCTGCTCGTGAAGCCCTGA